The DNA window GGTTACGGTACTCTAATGATGGTTTACCGCTCTGGTATTCAATGGAGTACCCCAGCTAAGTTACTTGTGCTTTCCATTTTTGGATGGGCTGCTGGTGGTATCCCAGCTGTTGTTGATTCTATGATGGCCTTTAATTCAGTACTTCACAATACATTATGGGTACCTGGGCATTTCCATTTTTACTTACTCCTCGGTCTTTTACCTATGATTATCGGATTTAGTCTCTATCTCTTTACCACTCCAGAGGATGAAGCAAATCCACCACTAATTGAGAAACTTGCTCTATATACTTATGTTACTGGCGTACTTATGCTTGTATTAGTATTCTTAACGAGCGGAGCTCATGGTATTCCTCGCCGTTGGGCAGTACATATGGATCCTTGGGTACCTTATGCTCAATGGGGTGCTATAGCAGGGGTATTAGTAACGCTCGGTCTACTACTGTTTGCTGTTCGGGTATTTATTAAATTACCTAAAGCAACTGATCCAGCTTTAGGATATTCTAGACATTAATTGTAATTCGCCCCTAATTAAAAGTTAGGGGCGAACCCAGTTATGTATTTTCATATTACCTAGTTAGATAATTTATTGATAATAATTTCTAAAACTTAGTATTGTGAGGATCAGTAGTTATGAGAACCTTACTTTTAAGTGTATTGCTAGGGTTATCTGGGGTAGCGGTTTTATGGGTAGCAACAGACAAGGGTAGAGCATTTACAACAGACACTGCTCGAAAAGTAGAAGTTAGAGATCGTCCACGCAAGGTGCCTAATTTTCATTTAGAGGATGAAAATGAAAATCCTATGTTATCCGATGAGTGGCAGGGTCACTATACTGTAATAGATTTTATCTATACTTCTTGCACTGATGCTTGCTTAATATTAGGTAGTGGATTAAAAGATCTACAAACTAACTTCAAAGAATTACTTAGCCAAAATAAATTACATTTACTAAGTATTAGTTTTGATCCTGAACGAGATACTCCGCAGGTTCTTAGAAATCATCTCTCTCATTTTTGTGCAAATAGTAATTATTGGTCTGCGGCACGGCCTATTAGCACCAATGAAAATCAAGCTATTTTAGATTTTTTTAAAATTATTGTAATCCCTGACAAAAAAGGGGGGTTTACTCATTCTGCTGGCTACCAAATAATCAATCCTGATGGGCAGTTAGTCGCTATTTTTAGTGATGATGAATATAACCATTTACAGGATTATTTACATGAAATACTTACGAACGAAAGATTATGAAAGCTAAAATAACAAAATATAGTCTCTATATTTTATGGCTATCTTTAGCTTTGCCTCCACTACGTTACTTCTTAGAAAGTAGCATGACAATGCATATGTTGGTACAGTTGCCTGTATTAGCTATTATTGGTTGGAGGATAGTACCCACTCTCTCAAATAGAATTAAGGGGGCTATTAATTTATGGAATCGCTGGGGAATTAGCGGTACTGTATTAGTAGTTTTTACTATGTTTTATTGGATGCTGCCACGTTCTTTAGATACTGCTATTTCAGATCCATATTTTGAGCTTGTAAAATTTATTACTGTACCTTTATTCATTGGCACAGCACTTGGATTAAGTTGGTATCAACTCCCTCCTATTGCTCGGGGAGTACTTATGTTAGAGTTCTGGGCTACTTTTATGCGTCTAGGCTGGCTTTATGTAGTCCTTCCGAATCGCTTGTGTGCAAATTATTTACTTGGAGATCAGCAAATCTTAGGTCGTAGCCTACTTATGCTTGGTACTATTTGGGCAGTAAGCTGGTCATTCCAAATTTTATTTGGCGTACGTTGGGGTAAGCTAATTTCTAACATCATTAAATAAGTGATGTTAGAAATTAAAAAAAGTTTAGATAGTGTTAGCGGGTAATGCGCAACGAAGGCTGCATTCATTTTTAACAATATCAGCTAATGTATAACTATCTAGTACGGAAAAAAAAGAATTTCGTGCTTCATAAAGTACACCCTTGAGTTGGCAAAAAGCCGAAATAGGGCAAGTATTGTGCAAGTCGCTAAAACATTCAGCAAGATGAATTTCACCTTCAGTTTTACGTATTACGTCTCCTAAAATAATTTTTTCAGGAGAACGAGATAAACGCATACCGCCTCCTTTACCACGGGAAGTGCTAATATACCCGGAAAGAGCTAGATGGTGCACAATTTTCCCAAGGTGGTTACGAGAAATATGATAACTCTTTGCAATTTCGCTAATCGTTGCAAGTTGCTTATCATGGATGCAGAGATAAATTAAAACCCGTATAGAATAATCTGTATACTGTGTAAGTTGCATAGTTTTTCTCTTTTGATAAACAACACATAACATTTATTTAAAATAAATGTTAATTTTAGCTTAAATTAAAATAAAATACATAATCAAATCAATCCAATTACTTGTTTAGGAGAATATACTAACTATGAATAAAACAGAATTAGTTAATTTCGTTGCTTCAAAAGCAAATTTGTCTCAAAAAGAATCCCATCATGCAGTAGATTCTTTTCTACAAACTATTACTGAAACTCTAAAGAAAAAGGAAACGATCAGTCTAATTGGCTTTGGTTCTTTTACAGTACAAACTAGAGCAGCTCGTTCAGGAAGACACCCTAAAACTGGCGAAGAAATCACTATAAAAGCAGCAAATATTCCTACTTTTAAGGCGGGAAAAACTCTTAAAGAATCGGTGCAAAAGAAAAAGAAGTAATTTTATTAAAATTTTTGCCTTAGAAGATCAAATACGCTTGTTTAAATTTTAAAATTTAAAAACAAGCGTACTTGATCATATTTGTTATATGAGCAGCATAGTCATAGAGTTTCTCTATTACTTAAATTTTCAATAATTTAATAGCTATTGTTTTTTTAGATAAAAGTAATCATGACCTCATCTACCGTAATTACAGATGCTGATTATAAAATGCGAAACTGGTCAGATCCTAAGCCTGGATCTATCCGGCTAGGATCTGATACCCATAAAGAGATGTTCTGCTCTTTACTTTTAGAAACCCATAATCCCTATAAACCTGCAGTGATGGATTGGCCTAGGCTCTCCGATAAAGAATTAAAGCGAGTAGCTAGCCTTCCTATTTGGGATATTGCAATACAAACTGAAGGGCGAGCTTCGCTCCGGGTCGCTACCTATGCAAAAACAATCAACGATTTAACATTACGTGCTGCTTTAGATATGGATGCAGCTGAGGAAAAGCGTCATAAAGAAGTATTAAGTAGGCTTGCTAAGTTTTATAATGTTACCATAGCCTATGAACCCCATTATATGGTCCCTAAAAACCCAGAGTGGGCATGGATGGTAACGGGCTATAGTGAATGTATTGATAGTTTTTTTGCTTTTGGCTTATTTGAAAGTGCAAAACGATCCGGTTTTTTTCCGACAGCGTTGACGGATACTTTTGAGCCAGTTATTCAAGAAGAAGCACGTCATATCCTATTCTTTGTAAACTGGGTAGTTTGGTATAAACGTAATTTGAAAATATGGCAGAAACCTTGGTTTTTTACTCGGATTTTAGCAGTATGGGTATTTCTAATATGGGAACGAGTTGGTCTTGCTAAGGGATTAGATAAAAATAAAGAACTACGAGATGCTAATTTTGCAATTACTGGTGCAGAACAAATTGGTGTAGAAATTCAATTAGTTGATCTTCTTGAAATTTGTTTGTCCGAAAATGAGCGGCGTTTATCCGGCTATGATCAGCGTCT is part of the Candidatus Nitrosacidococcus sp. I8 genome and encodes:
- a CDS encoding RrF2 family transcriptional regulator, with protein sequence MQLTQYTDYSIRVLIYLCIHDKQLATISEIAKSYHISRNHLGKIVHHLALSGYISTSRGKGGGMRLSRSPEKIILGDVIRKTEGEIHLAECFSDLHNTCPISAFCQLKGVLYEARNSFFSVLDSYTLADIVKNECSLRCALPANTI
- a CDS encoding SCO family protein → MRTLLLSVLLGLSGVAVLWVATDKGRAFTTDTARKVEVRDRPRKVPNFHLEDENENPMLSDEWQGHYTVIDFIYTSCTDACLILGSGLKDLQTNFKELLSQNKLHLLSISFDPERDTPQVLRNHLSHFCANSNYWSAARPISTNENQAILDFFKIIVIPDKKGGFTHSAGYQIINPDGQLVAIFSDDEYNHLQDYLHEILTNERL
- a CDS encoding HU family DNA-binding protein is translated as MNKTELVNFVASKANLSQKESHHAVDSFLQTITETLKKKETISLIGFGSFTVQTRAARSGRHPKTGEEITIKAANIPTFKAGKTLKESVQKKKK